A single Argentina anserina chromosome 7, drPotAnse1.1, whole genome shotgun sequence DNA region contains:
- the LOC126803292 gene encoding malate dehydrogenase [NADP], chloroplastic — translation MAVAELSTPSYTATRLVHPSKLSFSTTHLRRVAFPPLSRTQHARVSCSLAANQVQAPAPVPAQTEEPKNKPECYGVFCLTYDLKAEEETKSWKKLINIAVSGAAGMISNHLLFKLASGEVFGADQPIALKLLGSERSFEALEGVAMELEDSLFPLLREVIIGIDPYEVFQDADWALLIGAKPRGPGMERADLLDKNGQIFAEQGKALNAVASRNVKVIVVGNPCNTNALICMKNAPNIPAKNFHALTRLDENRAKCQLALKAGVFYDKVSNMTIWGNHSTTQVPDFLNAKIDGLPVKEVIKDHRWLEEEFTHKVQTRGGALIKKWGRSSAASTSVSIVDAIKSLVNPTPEGDWFSSGVYTSGNPYGIAEDIVFSMPCRSKGDGDYELVKDIKFDDYLLKRITKSEAELLAEKRCVGHLIGQGIAFCDLPEDTMLPGEM, via the exons ATGGCAGTAGCAGAGCTCTCAACGCCTTCATACACCGCCACCCGCCTCGTTCACCCGTCCAAGCTCTCATTCTCAACCACCCATCTCCGTCGTGTTGCTTTTCCACCCCTCTCTCGCACCCAACATGCTCGAGTCTCTTGCTCTCTTGCAGCCAA TCAAGTTCAAGCTCCTGCTCCTGTTCCTGCGCAAACTGAAGAACCCAAGAACAAGCCCGAGTGTTATGGCGTGTTTTGCCTCACTTATGATCTCAAAGCT GAAGAGGAGACAAAGTCTTGGAAGAAGTTAATTAATATTGCCGTCTCTGGTGCAGCCGGAATGATTTCGAATCATCTACTGTTCAAG CTTGCATCGGGTGAGGTTTTTGGGGCAGACCAACCTATTGCATTGAAACTACTGGGATCTGAAAGATCATTTGAAGCTCTTGAAG GAGTTGCTATGGAATTGGAGGATTCCCTATTTCCATTGTTAAGGGAGGTGATCATAGGTATTGATCCATATGAAGTTTTCCAAGATGCGGACTGGGCACTACTAATAGGAGCAAAGCCTAGGGGTCCTGGAATGGAACGAGCGGATTTGTTGGATAAAAATGGGCAGATCTTTGCAGAGCAG GGAAAGGCTCTTAATGCTGTTGCATCTCGTAATGTCAAGGTGATAGTGGTTGGCAACCCTTGTAACACAAA CGCACTAATTTGTATGAAAAATGCTCCGAACATTCCTGCTAAAAACTTTCATGCGTTGACTCGGCTGGATGAGAATAGAGCAAAATGTCAG CTGGCCCTCAAAGCTGGTGTCTTCTATGATAAAGTGTCAAACATGACAATCTGGGGAAATCATTCTACCACTCAG GTCCCAGATTTCTTAAATGCTAAAATTGATGGCTTGCCTGTCAAAGAGGTCATCAAGGATCACAGGTGGTTGGAAGAGGAGTTTACGCACAAGGTCCAGACG AGGGGAGGTGCTCTCATAAAAAAGTGGGGAAGATCTTCAGCTGCATCAACTTCCGTTTCGATTGTAGATGCCATAAAGTCCTTGGTCAATCCTACCCCGGAGGGTGATTGGTTTTCTTCCGGT GTTTACACAAGCGGAAATCCCTATGGTATAGCAGAGGATATAGTGTTCAGTATGCCATGCAGATCAAAA GGAGATGGGGATTATGAACTTGTGAAGGACATAAAGTTTGATGACTATCTTCTCAAGAGAATAACAAAG AGTGAAGCTGAGTTACTAGCTGAAAAAAGATGTGTTGGTCACCTTATTGGACAG GGTATTGCTTTTTGTGATTTACCGGAGGATACTATGCTTCCTGGAGAGATGTAA
- the LOC126803294 gene encoding protein FLX-like 4 isoform X2, whose amino-acid sequence MAGRRHILPSFDRRPAQSPGMMRHGPLPGYRVGETLPPPELLENKIAYQAAEIKQLAGDNHRLAASQVELRQELLAAEEEVQTVKAHMRSIQTESDIQIRAMVDKIAKKEVEVVAGEVVKKELQKAQMEAYSLVEARKELRNQIRQATDELQKTRVEVKKLPDLHDELEILRQEHHRLCATFEYEKGRNIEEVEHMKSMEKNIMGMAGEVERLRAEALNAEKRAQGASAYFDGYGRPYVSMGNRSLGEGIIHFASSSSKQHAATARDGGIWGAAYNPLLDTASGGVTVPTTGNSVWGGAYDSALARE is encoded by the exons ATGGCAGGACGACGACATATTCTGCCATCCTTTGATAGACGCCCTGCACAGTCTCCAGGGATGATGCGGCACGGACCTTTGCCTGGCTACCGAGTAGGAGAGACACTACCCCCTCCTGAATTATTGGAAAACAAAATTGCATATCAGGCAGCAGAGATAAAACAACTTGCAGGAGACAATCATAGATTGGCCGCTTCGCAGGTGGAGTTGAGGCAGGAGCTTCTAGCTGCAGAGGAGGAAGTTCAAACTGTCAAGGCACACATGAGAAGCATCCAGACTGAGAGTGACATTCAGATCCGGGCGATGGTTGATAAGATTGCCAAAAAGGAAGTAGAAGTTGTTGCCGGTGAGGTTGTGAAGAAGGAATTGCAAAAGGCTCAAATGGAAGCATACAGCTTGGTGGAAGCACGGAAAGAGCTGAGAAATCAAATCCGACAGGCCACTGATGAGTTGCAGAAAACTCGTGTTGAGGTTAAGAAACTGCCGGATCTGCATGATGAACTTGAAATTCTGAGGCAAGAACACCATAGGCTGTG TGCTACTTTTGAATATGAAAAAGGTAGAAATATAGAAGAAGTGGAGCACATGAAATCTATGGAGAAGAATATAATGGGCATGGCTGGAGAAGTAGAAAGGTTACGTGCTGAGGCCTTAAATGCAGAAAAGAGAGCACAAG GTGCTAGTGCATATTTTGATGGTTATGGAAGGCCTTATGTTTCAATGGGTAATAGGTCACTGGGAGAGGGAATAATTCACTTTGCCAGCAGCAGTAGCAAGCAGCATGCTGCTACTGCTCGGGATGGTGGTATCTGGGGAGCAGCATATAATcccttgcttgacactgcttCTGGTGGTGTTACTGTCCCTACTACTGGGAACAGTGTATGGGGAGGAGCATATGACTCTGCACTTGCTCGGGAATAA
- the LOC126803294 gene encoding protein FLX-like 4 isoform X1 has protein sequence MAGRRHILPSFDRRPAQSPGMMRHGPLPGYRVGETLPPPELLENKIAYQAAEIKQLAGDNHRLAASQVELRQELLAAEEEVQTVKAHMRSIQTESDIQIRAMVDKIAKKEVEVVAGEVVKKELQKAQMEAYSLVEARKELRNQIRQATDELQKTRVEVKKLPDLHDELEILRQEHHRLCATFEYEKGRNIEEVEHMKSMEKNIMGMAGEVERLRAEALNAEKRAQAPNAHNGGNINPDSYYTVTVPGASAYFDGYGRPYVSMGNRSLGEGIIHFASSSSKQHAATARDGGIWGAAYNPLLDTASGGVTVPTTGNSVWGGAYDSALARE, from the exons ATGGCAGGACGACGACATATTCTGCCATCCTTTGATAGACGCCCTGCACAGTCTCCAGGGATGATGCGGCACGGACCTTTGCCTGGCTACCGAGTAGGAGAGACACTACCCCCTCCTGAATTATTGGAAAACAAAATTGCATATCAGGCAGCAGAGATAAAACAACTTGCAGGAGACAATCATAGATTGGCCGCTTCGCAGGTGGAGTTGAGGCAGGAGCTTCTAGCTGCAGAGGAGGAAGTTCAAACTGTCAAGGCACACATGAGAAGCATCCAGACTGAGAGTGACATTCAGATCCGGGCGATGGTTGATAAGATTGCCAAAAAGGAAGTAGAAGTTGTTGCCGGTGAGGTTGTGAAGAAGGAATTGCAAAAGGCTCAAATGGAAGCATACAGCTTGGTGGAAGCACGGAAAGAGCTGAGAAATCAAATCCGACAGGCCACTGATGAGTTGCAGAAAACTCGTGTTGAGGTTAAGAAACTGCCGGATCTGCATGATGAACTTGAAATTCTGAGGCAAGAACACCATAGGCTGTG TGCTACTTTTGAATATGAAAAAGGTAGAAATATAGAAGAAGTGGAGCACATGAAATCTATGGAGAAGAATATAATGGGCATGGCTGGAGAAGTAGAAAGGTTACGTGCTGAGGCCTTAAATGCAGAAAAGAGAGCACAAG CCCCAAATGCACATAATGGCGGAAACATAAATCCAGATTCTTATTACACTGTTACCGTGCCAGGTGCTAGTGCATATTTTGATGGTTATGGAAGGCCTTATGTTTCAATGGGTAATAGGTCACTGGGAGAGGGAATAATTCACTTTGCCAGCAGCAGTAGCAAGCAGCATGCTGCTACTGCTCGGGATGGTGGTATCTGGGGAGCAGCATATAATcccttgcttgacactgcttCTGGTGGTGTTACTGTCCCTACTACTGGGAACAGTGTATGGGGAGGAGCATATGACTCTGCACTTGCTCGGGAATAA
- the LOC126803477 gene encoding uncharacterized protein LOC126803477 — protein sequence MDAIVPITPKSSAYHMYILAATDSFSKWADAVPLKEKRKENVVDFITGSIIQRYGIPRCIITDNAKYFLNIATEKLSKKFYFKLHFSSMYNAPTNGLAEAFNKTLCNILKKTVSKKQKDWHEKLGEALWAYRTTYQTATNATPYSLVYGVKAMLPLETEITSLRITLQEDPSLWRTRLTPDSSQSGMVVTSSEKYTPMQLTKLWRKTV from the exons atggatgcaatcGTACCCATCACTCCGAAATCATCGGCTTATCATATGTACATTCTGGCAGCCACAGATTCCTTCTCAAAGTGGGCAGATGCGGTACCgctcaaagaaaaaagaaaagaaaatgttgtCGACTTCATTACGGGAAGCATTATACAACGCTATGGTATACCGCGatgcatcatcacagacaACGCTAAGTACTTCTTGAATATCGCAACAGAAAAGTTGAGCAAGAAATTCTACTTCAAGCTTCACTTCTCTTCGATGTACAACGCTCCGACAAATGGTTTGgcagaagcattcaataaaacgctTTGTAACATTCTGAAGAAAACTGTCAGCAAGAAACAGAAAgattggcatgagaaattgggtgAAGCTCTCTGGGCTTATAGAACGACCTATCAGAcagccacaaatgctacaccttattctctcgtCTATGGTGTCAAAGCCATGTTACCATTAGAGACAGAAATTACATCATTGAGAATCActttgcaagaag acccatcattatggCGCACAAGACTGACCCCAgattcaagtcaaagtggtATGGTTGTTACGTCGTCAGAGAAGTATACACCAATGCAGCTTACAAAATTATGGCGGAAGACGGTTTGA